One genomic region from Reichenbachiella ulvae encodes:
- a CDS encoding DEAD/DEAH box helicase, with the protein MTFVNPGLLGAKSFFKKQYQMPIEKKKDENQTQKLYTIIKPFLLRRNKSQVATDLPEKIENVRYSTMSPEQEEAYEKVKSAYRDKIMKEIETGGMGKSQFMILQGLTKLRQIANHPLLADESYEGESGKLEDISFMLENAIKKNQKILVFSQFVKHLKIVSKYLDGQKIKYAYLDGTTKDRQQQVEKFQNDPEIQVFLISLKAGGLGLNLTQAEYVFLLDPWWNPAIEAQAIDRAHRIGQKNKVFTYRFITKNTVEEKIMQLQQSKKKLASELITTEESFVKNLTKDDLAGLLD; encoded by the coding sequence ATGACCTTTGTCAACCCTGGACTATTAGGAGCAAAATCTTTCTTTAAGAAGCAATACCAGATGCCAATCGAAAAGAAGAAAGACGAGAACCAAACCCAGAAACTGTATACGATTATCAAGCCTTTCCTTCTGCGCAGGAACAAATCTCAAGTAGCAACTGACCTACCAGAAAAGATCGAGAATGTGCGCTACAGCACCATGAGCCCTGAGCAGGAAGAAGCCTACGAAAAAGTGAAGTCGGCCTACCGAGACAAGATCATGAAGGAGATCGAAACCGGAGGTATGGGCAAATCTCAGTTCATGATTTTGCAAGGGCTAACCAAGCTGCGACAGATCGCCAACCACCCTTTACTGGCCGATGAAAGCTACGAAGGCGAGTCTGGCAAGTTAGAAGACATTAGCTTCATGCTAGAGAATGCCATCAAGAAGAATCAAAAAATCCTGGTATTCTCTCAATTCGTGAAGCATTTGAAAATAGTATCCAAGTATCTGGATGGTCAAAAAATCAAATATGCTTATCTGGATGGCACGACAAAGGATCGCCAGCAGCAAGTTGAAAAATTCCAAAACGATCCAGAGATTCAAGTCTTCTTGATCTCACTGAAAGCGGGTGGATTGGGTCTCAACCTAACTCAGGCAGAATATGTATTCTTGCTGGATCCATGGTGGAACCCAGCTATTGAAGCTCAGGCAATTGATAGAGCACACCGTATTGGCCAAAAGAACAAAGTGTTCACCTATCGATTCATTACCAAAAACACGGTAGAAGAAAAGATCATGCAGTTGCAGCAAAGCAAGAAAAAACTGGCGTCTGAATTAATCACCACCGAGGAAAGCTTTGTAAAGAATCTCACCAAGGATGATTTGGCTGGTTTGCTAGATTAA
- a CDS encoding DEAD/DEAH box helicase yields the protein MKVSPNKPFQLIYTLFEHQYLGYLFESFVIQKDDEGRLTFSHQNISAQNASEFDSGLDEADYELIKVMDSMQPDIVIKSFEKKRIKPEDFFLKVFDPKVGDPVKQEQIIAHVERRRAKIMPLLKGKRLFEMGNDGEPAWKEIEVLEEEATVLFHFRRNEDNTHYFPTIKHKGEKIDFQYKGAYILCNDPAFIVIENKLYSFQKNVDANKIKPFLNKKFIAVPRKIEDNYYRKFVAPLVASFDVYAKGFDIKTEKYDLEPTLYFSELASTNGQSMDLFGQNGNNDTATLKESKILFELKFQYGQHRYKADHFNEVNVHVEEENDEYTFHRICRDIEKEKKYVQFLHDSGLALRSSQATVPLGEAFTWIEDTRKYLKDAGISLIQNGKSEKKYFIGKSEMTLEIRENIDWFDIHAVVKFGDYEIPFKVIRNYILKNTKEIELPNGEIAVIPEAWFEQYADLMAFSDEGNTEELQLQKHHVSLVKELTESNLAQMNLKGKLQKLQDFDKIEDFEMPAGFKGDLRPYQKAGYNWMRFLRTYNLGGCLADDMGLGKTVQTLALLQSVHQDKDAGCSLLVMPTSLIYNWEKEAEKFTPKLKILNYTGVKRNKDVKRFAKYDLVLTSYGIVRQDIDLLAAYHFNYIILDESQVIKNPDSIISKCVRDLHSSSKLILTGTPIENTTMDLWSPNDLCQPWTIRSKIFL from the coding sequence ATGAAAGTCTCTCCAAACAAACCATTTCAACTAATATATACCCTCTTTGAGCACCAGTATCTGGGGTATCTTTTCGAATCTTTTGTGATACAAAAAGATGACGAGGGTCGTCTTACCTTTTCGCATCAGAACATCTCTGCGCAAAACGCTTCTGAATTTGATTCAGGACTGGATGAGGCCGACTATGAATTGATCAAAGTAATGGACTCTATGCAGCCCGATATTGTGATCAAAAGCTTTGAGAAGAAGCGCATCAAACCGGAAGATTTCTTCCTAAAGGTTTTCGATCCAAAAGTAGGTGACCCTGTAAAGCAGGAGCAAATCATCGCACATGTAGAACGTAGACGTGCGAAAATTATGCCTCTGCTGAAAGGCAAGCGACTCTTCGAAATGGGCAATGATGGTGAACCAGCCTGGAAAGAAATAGAGGTGCTGGAGGAAGAGGCAACCGTACTGTTTCATTTTAGAAGAAATGAAGACAATACGCACTACTTCCCGACAATCAAGCACAAAGGAGAAAAGATAGATTTTCAATACAAAGGGGCTTACATTCTCTGTAATGATCCTGCTTTCATCGTGATTGAAAATAAGCTATACAGTTTCCAGAAAAACGTAGATGCTAACAAAATCAAACCTTTCCTCAACAAGAAATTCATTGCCGTACCTCGTAAAATCGAGGATAACTACTACCGCAAATTTGTAGCACCCCTAGTAGCTTCTTTTGATGTCTATGCCAAAGGCTTTGATATCAAAACAGAAAAATACGATCTGGAACCCACTTTGTACTTCTCCGAACTGGCCAGCACCAATGGTCAATCGATGGATCTTTTTGGGCAGAATGGAAATAATGACACGGCAACTTTAAAGGAAAGTAAAATTCTATTTGAGCTAAAATTCCAATACGGTCAGCATAGATACAAAGCGGATCATTTCAATGAAGTGAATGTGCACGTGGAAGAGGAAAACGATGAGTACACCTTCCACAGGATTTGCCGGGATATCGAAAAGGAAAAGAAATATGTGCAGTTCCTTCATGACTCTGGATTAGCCCTGCGTTCTTCGCAAGCTACCGTTCCGTTAGGGGAAGCCTTCACCTGGATAGAGGACACGCGCAAGTACCTCAAGGATGCAGGAATCAGTCTAATCCAAAATGGAAAGAGCGAGAAAAAATATTTCATCGGAAAATCGGAGATGACCCTGGAAATCCGCGAAAACATCGACTGGTTCGACATACACGCGGTGGTCAAATTCGGCGATTATGAGATCCCATTCAAAGTCATCCGAAATTACATCCTGAAAAACACCAAAGAAATTGAATTGCCTAATGGCGAGATAGCTGTTATTCCAGAAGCCTGGTTCGAGCAATATGCGGACCTGATGGCTTTTAGTGATGAAGGCAATACGGAAGAGCTACAACTGCAAAAACATCATGTCTCTTTGGTCAAAGAACTGACTGAGTCTAATCTGGCTCAGATGAACCTAAAAGGCAAACTTCAGAAATTGCAGGATTTTGACAAGATCGAGGACTTTGAAATGCCAGCAGGCTTTAAAGGTGATCTTCGTCCATATCAGAAGGCTGGATACAATTGGATGCGTTTCCTTCGTACGTACAATCTGGGTGGCTGCCTCGCAGATGACATGGGTCTGGGTAAGACTGTTCAAACACTCGCCCTGTTGCAATCCGTTCATCAGGACAAAGATGCGGGCTGCAGTCTACTAGTGATGCCGACTTCCCTGATCTACAACTGGGAAAAGGAAGCAGAAAAGTTTACTCCGAAACTAAAAATACTCAACTATACAGGAGTAAAACGAAATAAGGATGTGAAGCGCTTTGCCAAATATGACCTGGTACTAACCTCCTACGGAATTGTACGACAGGACATTGACTTGCTGGCTGCTTACCATTTCAACTACATCATACTGGACGAATCTCAGGTAATCAAAAACCCCGATTCTATTATTTCTAAGTGTGTGAGAGACCTACACTCTTCTAGTAAATTGATCTTGACAGGTACACCGATAGAGAATACCACGATGGACCTTTGGTCTCCAAATGACCTTTGTCAACCCTGGACTATTAGGAGCAAAATCTTTCTTTAA
- a CDS encoding bifunctional UDP-N-acetylmuramoyl-tripeptide:D-alanyl-D-alanine ligase/alanine racemase — MGREFKIIFTYTLSIEMKFSELEKLCKGKIQQQANEAEIKELVTDTRNISIRAGLLFFAIEGINHDGHEFVTEAYEKGARCFVVEREVSLPDDANVLEVRQSLLALQMIARAHRLQFDYPVIGVTGSNGKTIVKEWLTQLLDYKYSIVKSPKSYNSQLGVPLSVWQMTAQHNLGIFEAGISERSEMERLERIIQPTLGIFTNIGEAHNAGFESLQQKADEKAKLFASCQKVIFSSEYPEIRRALEATVSEETELIAWSFEKLEGHQFKVLVGETELVLKLKFSDPASVENAIHCVVMLYVLGFGMDVIQSRVDTLNSVKMRLEMKQAVNRSYVIDDTYNNDLHGLEVALDFLHRQNQKKKKTVILSDLYQTGLSGEALYARIDDLMRNQQISRFIGVGMEISKARGLFHTKAEFYDSTDDFLSSDFSIQDEIVLVKGARDFQFERVVQKLEYKAHGTILEINMESLTNNLNYYRAKLRPEVKLMVMVKAFAYGGGNFEIANLLQFHKVDYLGVAYADEAVELRRGGIHIPIMVMNPSSDSFRLLKEYNLEPEIYSLDQLLDFMDFFEAEDHMPPIHIKLETGMNRLGFKANELKRLTEILTLNKKLKVRSVFSHLAGSEDPRHEDYTKQQAQKFESMSEEIFKVLWYKPLRHLCNTAGIDNYPNYHYDMVRLGIGLYGFDPVMDEEKKLSTVGTLKTHVSQVKAINKGETVGYGRLGFAQRDMKIATVPIGYADGYLRAFGNGVGKMNVGGKLVPTVGNICMDMTMLDVTDMEVRSGEEVVIFGENPSIHDLASWIHTIPYEILTNISQRVKRTYISG, encoded by the coding sequence TTGGGACGAGAATTCAAGATCATTTTTACTTATACTCTATCCATCGAAATGAAGTTTAGCGAACTGGAAAAACTTTGCAAAGGAAAAATCCAACAACAGGCCAATGAAGCCGAAATTAAGGAACTGGTAACAGACACCAGAAACATTTCAATCCGAGCAGGTTTGTTGTTTTTTGCGATAGAGGGAATCAATCATGATGGGCACGAATTTGTGACGGAGGCTTATGAGAAAGGCGCCAGATGCTTTGTGGTCGAGCGAGAAGTTAGTCTGCCAGATGATGCCAATGTACTGGAGGTTCGTCAGTCTTTACTGGCACTGCAGATGATTGCACGTGCGCACAGATTACAGTTTGATTATCCGGTAATAGGTGTGACTGGGAGTAATGGTAAGACCATCGTTAAGGAATGGTTGACGCAATTGCTGGATTATAAATACAGCATTGTAAAAAGTCCGAAGAGTTATAATTCGCAATTGGGAGTGCCGCTATCCGTTTGGCAGATGACCGCTCAACACAATCTGGGAATATTCGAAGCAGGAATCTCAGAGCGATCCGAGATGGAACGTCTCGAACGGATCATTCAGCCTACACTTGGGATTTTTACCAATATCGGTGAGGCACACAATGCGGGATTTGAATCCCTACAGCAAAAGGCCGACGAAAAAGCTAAATTATTTGCCTCATGTCAAAAGGTGATTTTTAGTTCTGAGTATCCAGAAATCCGTCGTGCTTTGGAGGCCACCGTTTCGGAGGAGACTGAATTGATTGCCTGGTCCTTTGAGAAACTTGAAGGTCATCAATTCAAGGTGTTGGTGGGTGAAACTGAACTTGTACTGAAGTTGAAGTTTAGTGATCCAGCATCAGTTGAAAATGCCATTCATTGTGTGGTAATGCTGTATGTTTTGGGGTTTGGGATGGATGTGATTCAGTCGAGAGTAGACACGCTGAATTCGGTGAAGATGCGTTTGGAAATGAAGCAGGCGGTGAATCGCTCCTATGTGATCGACGATACTTACAACAACGACCTACACGGTTTGGAAGTGGCACTGGATTTTTTGCATCGACAGAATCAAAAAAAGAAAAAGACCGTGATACTCTCAGATCTCTATCAGACAGGTTTGAGTGGGGAGGCGCTCTATGCGCGAATCGATGATTTGATGCGGAATCAACAAATTTCTCGCTTCATCGGAGTGGGTATGGAAATATCCAAAGCTCGAGGGTTGTTTCACACCAAGGCGGAGTTTTATGATAGTACCGATGATTTCTTGTCCTCGGATTTTTCTATTCAGGATGAAATTGTGTTGGTCAAGGGGGCCAGAGATTTTCAGTTTGAAAGAGTGGTTCAAAAACTGGAGTATAAGGCTCACGGCACCATATTGGAAATCAACATGGAGAGTCTGACCAATAATCTGAATTATTATCGGGCAAAACTGAGACCAGAGGTGAAATTGATGGTGATGGTCAAGGCATTCGCTTATGGTGGGGGTAATTTTGAGATCGCCAATTTGCTGCAATTTCACAAGGTGGATTATCTGGGAGTAGCCTATGCAGATGAAGCGGTGGAGCTGCGAAGAGGTGGGATACACATTCCGATCATGGTGATGAACCCTTCTTCAGATTCTTTTCGATTGCTGAAAGAATATAACCTTGAGCCGGAGATATATTCTCTGGATCAACTGTTGGACTTCATGGACTTTTTCGAGGCAGAAGATCATATGCCACCCATTCATATCAAATTAGAGACAGGAATGAACCGGCTAGGTTTCAAGGCCAATGAACTCAAGCGCCTGACAGAAATCCTGACCCTGAACAAGAAGCTGAAAGTGCGAAGTGTATTTAGCCATCTTGCGGGAAGTGAAGATCCAAGACATGAAGATTATACTAAACAGCAGGCTCAAAAGTTTGAATCTATGAGCGAGGAGATTTTTAAAGTGCTTTGGTACAAGCCGCTTAGGCATCTCTGTAATACTGCGGGGATAGATAATTATCCTAACTATCACTATGATATGGTTCGTCTGGGTATAGGCCTTTATGGTTTCGATCCCGTGATGGATGAAGAAAAGAAGTTGAGCACAGTAGGGACATTGAAAACCCATGTGTCGCAGGTGAAGGCGATCAACAAAGGAGAGACCGTAGGTTATGGTCGTTTGGGGTTTGCACAGCGTGATATGAAGATTGCGACTGTGCCCATCGGGTATGCTGATGGCTACCTTCGTGCATTTGGTAATGGTGTGGGTAAAATGAACGTTGGTGGTAAGTTGGTGCCAACCGTAGGAAATATCTGCATGGATATGACCATGCTGGACGTGACGGATATGGAGGTGAGATCAGGCGAAGAGGTTGTGATTTTTGGAGAGAACCCAAGTATCCATGATCTGGCTAGCTGGATACATACGATCCCTTATGAGATACTGACCAACATCAGTCAGAGGGTGAAGAGAACCTATATCTCAGGCTGA
- a CDS encoding tetratricopeptide repeat protein codes for MKKDIKMQFKKYYILSCLLMLTIFASAQEEVIDEEDYNASMQYANNGWDLIGREQFREAVSAFNQSINLYDGNADAFVGRANALLRIEKFEEAQKDIEKALALSPGQADMFYLAGNIYFKMEYYELASRNYSKAISSNDESDVPVDLLNCYYNRGNAYFHAGMYRSAINDFTRVIEEKEDNYNAYHNRALAYKNREDYENACLDFQKAKELGSNMSDRYIERYCK; via the coding sequence GTGAAGAAAGACATCAAGATGCAATTCAAAAAATACTACATCCTTAGCTGTTTGTTAATGCTAACCATTTTTGCCTCGGCTCAAGAAGAGGTGATCGATGAGGAAGACTACAATGCCAGTATGCAATACGCCAATAATGGATGGGATCTGATAGGTCGCGAACAGTTTCGGGAGGCAGTTAGTGCATTTAATCAATCCATAAACCTGTATGATGGCAATGCCGATGCTTTTGTAGGACGAGCCAATGCTTTGCTTAGGATAGAAAAATTCGAAGAAGCGCAAAAAGACATCGAAAAGGCGCTGGCTTTATCACCAGGACAGGCCGATATGTTTTATCTGGCAGGCAACATTTATTTCAAAATGGAATATTATGAACTGGCCAGTCGCAACTACTCCAAAGCAATCAGTAGCAATGACGAATCGGATGTACCAGTAGATCTACTCAATTGCTACTACAATCGCGGCAATGCATACTTTCACGCAGGTATGTATCGGTCTGCGATCAATGATTTCACCAGAGTAATCGAAGAAAAAGAAGACAACTACAATGCATACCACAACCGGGCTCTTGCGTATAAGAACAGAGAGGATTATGAAAACGCCTGTCTGGACTTTCAAAAAGCCAAAGAGCTAGGTAGCAACATGTCTGACAGATACATCGAAAGGTACTGCAAATGA
- a CDS encoding PaaI family thioesterase, whose amino-acid sequence MNEQNDKKYFQDYMNENVCFGCGIHNDQGLHIKSEWDGEESVCVWESEEKYHGWSNLMNGGVMATLIDCHCMCTAMAHAYKLEGRALNTMPEYRYATGTLNVKYLKPTSNNDPVELRAKVTEVKGKKTVMHCGFYSLGEKTAEAEVIAIRVYDSSQDSGANVFKS is encoded by the coding sequence ATGAATGAACAAAATGATAAAAAGTACTTTCAGGACTACATGAATGAGAATGTGTGTTTCGGCTGTGGTATCCACAATGATCAGGGCTTGCACATCAAAAGTGAATGGGATGGAGAGGAGTCTGTCTGTGTATGGGAGTCCGAAGAAAAATACCACGGCTGGTCTAACCTGATGAACGGCGGGGTAATGGCTACTTTGATCGATTGTCACTGCATGTGCACGGCCATGGCTCATGCATACAAGTTGGAAGGCCGAGCGCTCAATACTATGCCTGAGTATCGATATGCCACCGGCACACTCAATGTGAAATACTTGAAACCCACCTCTAACAATGATCCGGTAGAGCTAAGAGCCAAAGTGACTGAAGTAAAAGGGAAGAAAACTGTCATGCACTGTGGTTTTTACTCGCTGGGAGAGAAAACTGCTGAGGCTGAGGTGATCGCCATACGAGTCTATGATAGCAGTCAAGATTCGGGCGCGAATGTTTTTAAATCCTAA
- a CDS encoding DUF6249 domain-containing protein, translating into MNNAAEIIIPVVLFVSVAVVLIVIRKFMNDERLALIEKGSDANIFSRKGVTFPAIKIGLLLIGAGIGILVGNMISAAGLVSDEVGVFSCLMIFGGLGLFLSHFVEQKLKNKAE; encoded by the coding sequence ATGAACAACGCTGCAGAAATTATCATCCCAGTAGTCTTATTTGTCTCAGTAGCCGTCGTACTGATCGTCATTCGCAAATTCATGAACGACGAAAGACTGGCCCTCATAGAGAAAGGAAGTGACGCAAACATTTTCAGTAGAAAAGGAGTCACCTTTCCGGCCATCAAAATCGGCCTACTACTCATAGGTGCAGGTATCGGGATTCTAGTGGGCAATATGATCAGTGCTGCCGGACTCGTCAGTGATGAAGTAGGAGTATTTTCTTGCCTGATGATATTCGGAGGGTTAGGACTTTTCCTCTCTCACTTTGTAGAACAAAAACTCAAAAACAAAGCAGAATAA
- a CDS encoding RNA polymerase sigma factor, which yields MSDPITDRELIEKIKKGDTASFTLLVNRHKNYALTIATRITLVREEAEEVAHDAFIKAYSSLHQFKQDAKFTTWFYRIVVNMAISRVRKKKLSTIDIDQSNYAGADNSSQEKFDARDRSQLIQDAMRQLSEDDRMLISLYYLEELDMEELSEISGFDKNNLKVKLFRARKRLGQILQKSRELESVIH from the coding sequence GTGAGTGACCCAATAACTGATCGCGAACTGATCGAAAAAATAAAGAAAGGAGATACGGCTAGTTTTACCCTATTGGTAAATCGACACAAAAACTATGCACTGACCATTGCAACTCGCATCACTTTGGTGAGAGAGGAGGCTGAGGAAGTTGCTCATGATGCTTTTATTAAGGCTTATTCTTCTTTGCATCAGTTCAAGCAGGATGCTAAATTTACTACATGGTTTTATCGCATAGTGGTGAATATGGCCATCTCAAGAGTCAGGAAAAAGAAGTTGAGTACCATAGATATCGATCAGTCGAACTATGCAGGAGCAGACAATAGTAGTCAGGAGAAGTTTGATGCCAGAGATCGCTCACAATTGATACAGGATGCCATGCGCCAATTGAGCGAAGATGATCGCATGTTGATCTCTCTTTACTATCTGGAAGAGCTGGATATGGAAGAATTGTCAGAGATCAGTGGATTTGATAAAAATAATTTGAAGGTGAAATTGTTTCGAGCCAGGAAGCGGTTAGGACAGATTCTTCAAAAATCTCGTGAATTAGAATCGGTAATACATTAA
- a CDS encoding type I restriction-modification system subunit M: protein MSEDQKRQLESQLWGIANLLRGKISADDYRDYILGFIFYKYLSEKQHLYANQLLEGEEETEYTKVKDEETLKAIREESIIKLGYYLQPAELFSALVARGQDKSNEDNYILEDLQAILNHIEQSTMGEESEEEFTGLFEDLDLSSTKIGRTVGARNDVIVEILNFLNGIDFKLGEVESDVLGDVYEYMIARFAAGAGKKAGEFYTPQQVSKILAKIVTTDKSKLKSAYDPTCGSGSLLLRVAKEAEVSEFYGQELNRTTYNLARMNMILHDVHYRRFDIQQEDTLEHPQHLDKRFEAVVANPPFSAHWKGNKNPLNDSDERFSQYGRLAPNTKADYAFLTHMLHHLSDNGIMASVFPHGVLFRGAAEGVIREYIIKEKNWLDAVIGLPANIFYGTSIPTCILVLKKCRKADDNIVFIDASGNEHFKKEGNQNALREEDVELIVETYRKREGLDKYSYIAKLEEVAENDYNLNIPRYVDTFEEEEPVDIKAVAENLKTIDDKLQETNQTIAQYCKELGIETPF from the coding sequence ATGTCTGAAGATCAAAAACGCCAACTCGAATCCCAACTCTGGGGAATAGCCAATCTCCTTAGAGGCAAAATCAGTGCAGATGACTATCGGGATTATATACTCGGTTTTATCTTCTACAAATACCTCTCTGAGAAACAGCATCTATATGCGAACCAATTACTGGAGGGAGAGGAAGAAACTGAATACACTAAGGTCAAAGATGAGGAAACATTGAAGGCTATTCGTGAAGAATCCATCATCAAACTAGGCTACTATTTACAGCCAGCTGAACTATTCTCCGCATTAGTGGCTCGAGGACAAGACAAGTCTAATGAGGACAATTACATACTGGAAGACCTTCAGGCCATCCTTAACCATATCGAGCAAAGCACCATGGGGGAGGAATCCGAGGAGGAGTTCACTGGACTCTTCGAAGACCTGGATTTGTCTTCCACTAAGATTGGTAGAACAGTAGGCGCAAGAAATGATGTAATCGTAGAGATACTCAACTTCCTGAATGGGATCGATTTTAAACTCGGAGAAGTCGAGTCAGACGTGCTGGGAGATGTGTACGAATACATGATTGCGCGTTTTGCGGCAGGTGCGGGTAAGAAAGCTGGAGAGTTTTATACCCCTCAGCAAGTGTCTAAGATCCTAGCCAAGATCGTAACCACGGACAAGAGCAAGCTCAAATCCGCCTATGATCCCACGTGCGGATCCGGCTCATTGCTTCTTCGTGTAGCCAAAGAAGCAGAGGTCAGCGAGTTCTATGGGCAAGAACTTAACCGAACCACATACAACCTGGCTCGAATGAATATGATTCTGCACGATGTGCACTATCGTCGATTTGATATTCAACAGGAAGACACCCTGGAGCATCCCCAACACCTGGACAAACGCTTTGAGGCTGTCGTGGCAAATCCCCCGTTTTCTGCACACTGGAAGGGAAATAAAAATCCGCTCAACGATAGCGACGAGCGCTTCAGTCAGTATGGGAGACTAGCACCTAACACCAAAGCAGATTATGCCTTCCTGACGCACATGCTCCATCACCTGTCAGACAATGGCATCATGGCCAGTGTCTTTCCTCATGGTGTACTTTTCAGAGGAGCGGCCGAGGGAGTCATTCGTGAATACATCATCAAAGAAAAGAACTGGCTGGATGCGGTCATCGGGCTCCCTGCGAATATCTTCTATGGCACCTCAATCCCTACTTGCATCCTGGTCCTTAAGAAGTGTCGCAAGGCAGATGATAACATAGTATTCATAGATGCCAGCGGAAACGAACATTTCAAGAAAGAAGGAAATCAAAATGCACTCCGAGAAGAAGATGTGGAACTCATAGTAGAGACCTACCGCAAGCGTGAAGGTCTGGACAAATACAGCTACATAGCCAAGCTGGAGGAAGTAGCAGAAAATGACTACAACTTGAATATCCCTCGCTATGTCGATACCTTCGAGGAAGAGGAACCAGTGGACATCAAAGCAGTAGCTGAAAATCTAAAGACGATAGACGACAAGCTTCAAGAAACCAACCAAACCATCGCTCAATACTGCAAGGAGCTAGGAATCGAAACGCCTTTTTAA
- a CDS encoding restriction endonuclease subunit S — protein MSEKLVIPELRFVEFEGDWQYKQLDSFTEKIQDGTHFSPELIPNGTRKYITSKNIRNGILDLSELDYISQEAHEKIYSRCNVKYSDVLLTKDGAGTGNLCINYLKEEFSLLSSVAFIRANDKVSTNFFIYQLLLSPEGQKEILRSIAGQAITRITLTKLRNFNFCIPKLPEQQKIASFLTSIDERIRLLRDKKAQLQQYKKGIMQQLFSQELRFKPDHPASEGKKENNYPDWEEKRLGEILKVGSGKDYKHLNEGEIPVLGTGGVMIYVNDFLYEGESVCIGRKGTIDHPMFISGKFWTVDTLFYTHSFNQVIPYFVYLLFQMINWKKHNEASGVPSLSKATIEKLTVLIPCQAEQQKIASFLSAIDDAISHVTDQITQTEHFKKGLLQKMFV, from the coding sequence ATGAGTGAAAAATTAGTGATTCCAGAATTAAGGTTTGTCGAATTCGAAGGAGATTGGCAATACAAACAGCTTGATAGTTTTACAGAAAAAATTCAGGATGGAACCCATTTTTCTCCTGAACTAATTCCAAATGGGACTCGAAAATATATAACCTCCAAGAATATTAGAAACGGGATTCTTGACTTAAGTGAGTTAGATTACATTAGTCAGGAGGCTCATGAAAAAATTTATTCACGATGTAATGTCAAGTATTCTGACGTATTGCTGACTAAGGATGGTGCTGGCACCGGAAATTTATGTATTAATTATTTGAAGGAGGAATTTAGTTTATTGTCTAGTGTGGCATTTATTAGAGCCAATGACAAAGTTTCTACCAACTTCTTCATTTATCAATTGCTTTTATCTCCTGAAGGTCAAAAAGAAATTTTAAGGTCAATTGCAGGACAGGCAATAACTAGAATCACTCTTACCAAGCTAAGAAATTTTAACTTTTGTATACCTAAACTCCCCGAACAACAAAAAATAGCCTCCTTCCTTACCTCCATAGACGAGCGCATCCGCCTGCTGCGAGACAAAAAAGCCCAGCTCCAGCAATACAAAAAGGGCATCATGCAGCAGCTCTTTTCACAAGAGCTCAGATTCAAACCTGATCATCCTGCTAGCGAGGGTAAAAAAGAAAACAACTACCCCGACTGGGAGGAGAAGAGGTTGGGGGAAATATTAAAAGTTGGAAGTGGTAAGGATTATAAACATTTAAATGAAGGCGAAATACCAGTTTTGGGAACTGGTGGTGTAATGATTTATGTAAATGACTTCCTCTATGAAGGTGAAAGTGTATGTATTGGCCGAAAAGGAACCATAGATCACCCTATGTTCATTAGTGGGAAATTTTGGACTGTTGATACCCTATTTTATACTCATTCTTTCAATCAGGTAATACCTTATTTTGTGTATTTGCTATTCCAGATGATAAATTGGAAAAAGCATAATGAGGCATCAGGAGTGCCTAGTTTATCAAAAGCCACTATTGAAAAATTGACTGTTCTTATTCCATGTCAGGCAGAACAACAAAAAATCGCCTCTTTCCTCTCTGCCATAGATGACGCAATTAGTCATGTAACAGATCAGATCACCCAGACCGAGCACTTCAAAAAAGGCTTGTTACAAAAGATGTTTGTATAA